From the Billgrantia sulfidoxydans genome, one window contains:
- the pqiB gene encoding intermembrane transport protein PqiB — translation MSDTPRDNEASRDMHRARPTPQRRLSPIWIVPIVAMLIGLWLVYDNYRSRGPLITLTMSSADGIEAGSTLIKTRNVEVGRVERVQLSDDMSHAVITARMSPDTDDLLTEGSRFWVVKPRIGREGISGLGTVLSGAYIQLEPGGGESGVREFQVSDQPPVAPADAAGIRVNLVSQLGNSLRTGDPVTYQGYTVGRVEEVDFDPDLRRMNQRIFIESPYDRLVTDGTRFWSASGVDLRLDADGIRVNVESIEALLGGGVTFGVPDDLPRGRPVEDGATFNLYPDEESARQGTFNRYLEYVLLVEDSVRGLSRGAPVEFRGVRIGTVASVPWEFTATQPETRGGFAIPVLIRIEPQRLGIENQEVDLEEWDQRFRRLFGRGLRASLKSGNLLTGAMFVDINFYREEADDYVAETFSERTVFPTTSTGFAQIESQVTALLEKLNALEIQPLLTGLERNLAASEAMLGEVRELSASLQGVLDDPGTRNLPANLNASLEALRETLEGMSPESSAYRELTGAAERLERTLRELQPVTRTLNENPRALLFDSLDAEDPTPRAPRTN, via the coding sequence ATGAGCGACACTCCTCGCGACAACGAGGCCTCCCGCGACATGCACCGTGCCCGCCCCACGCCGCAGCGGCGCCTCTCGCCAATCTGGATCGTGCCCATCGTGGCGATGCTGATCGGGCTATGGCTGGTCTACGACAACTATCGCAGCCGCGGCCCGCTGATCACTCTGACCATGAGCAGCGCGGACGGCATCGAGGCCGGCAGCACCCTGATCAAGACCCGCAACGTCGAGGTCGGCCGGGTCGAGCGCGTGCAGCTCTCCGACGACATGTCGCACGCCGTGATCACCGCGCGCATGTCCCCCGATACCGATGACCTGCTGACCGAGGGCAGCCGCTTCTGGGTGGTCAAGCCGCGTATCGGCCGCGAGGGGATCAGCGGCCTGGGTACGGTGCTCTCGGGGGCCTACATCCAGCTCGAGCCGGGCGGCGGCGAGTCCGGCGTGCGCGAGTTCCAGGTCAGCGACCAGCCCCCCGTCGCCCCCGCCGACGCGGCCGGGATCCGCGTCAATTTGGTCAGCCAGCTTGGCAACTCGCTGCGTACGGGGGATCCGGTCACCTACCAGGGCTACACCGTGGGACGCGTCGAGGAGGTCGACTTCGACCCCGACCTGCGGCGCATGAACCAGCGCATCTTCATCGAGAGCCCCTACGACCGCCTGGTCACCGACGGCACCCGCTTCTGGTCGGCCAGCGGCGTCGACCTGCGCCTCGATGCCGACGGCATCCGCGTCAACGTGGAATCGATCGAGGCACTGCTGGGCGGGGGCGTCACCTTCGGCGTTCCCGACGACCTGCCCCGCGGCCGCCCGGTCGAGGATGGTGCCACCTTCAACCTCTACCCCGACGAAGAGAGCGCTCGTCAGGGCACCTTCAATCGCTATCTCGAATACGTCCTGCTGGTGGAGGACAGCGTGCGCGGGCTCTCCCGCGGCGCCCCGGTGGAGTTCCGCGGCGTACGCATCGGTACCGTGGCCAGCGTGCCCTGGGAGTTCACCGCGACCCAGCCGGAGACCCGCGGCGGTTTCGCCATCCCGGTGCTGATCCGCATCGAACCGCAGCGCCTCGGGATCGAGAACCAGGAAGTCGACCTGGAGGAGTGGGACCAGCGCTTCCGGCGCCTCTTCGGCCGCGGCCTGCGTGCCTCGCTCAAGTCGGGCAACCTGCTCACCGGGGCGATGTTCGTCGACATCAACTTCTACCGCGAGGAGGCCGACGACTACGTTGCCGAGACGTTCAGCGAGCGCACCGTGTTCCCCACCACCTCGACCGGATTCGCCCAGATCGAGTCCCAGGTCACGGCCCTGCTGGAGAAGCTCAACGCGCTCGAGATCCAGCCGCTGCTCACCGGCCTGGAGCGCAACCTGGCCGCCTCCGAGGCCATGCTCGGTGAAGTCCGCGAGCTGAGCGCCTCGCTGCAGGGCGTGCTCGACGACCCCGGCACGCGCAACCTGCCGGCCAACCTCAACGCCTCGCTGGAAGCCCTGCGCGAGACGCTGGAGGGGATGTCGCCGGAGTCCAGTGCCTATCGCGAGCTGACCGGCGCCGCCGAACGGCTGGAGCGCACCCTGCGCGAGCTGCAGCCGGTGACCCGTACGCTCAACGAGAACCCCAGGGCGCTGCTGTTCGACAGCCTCGACGCCGAGGACCCGACGCCGCGCGCACCGCGAACCAACTGA
- a CDS encoding ABC transporter ATP-binding protein — MSRVVFQARCLKRFYPMGEITIQALRGVDLELHAAELVVMLGASGSGKSTLLNILGGLDSPSEGSLLYYPSDPRDPHHSVPRHSGTTSPAQAQGIDLAHANQRELTRFRRHHVGFVFQFYNLISSLTARENVAVVTDISRHPLPPEEALALVGLEHRLDHFPSQLSGGEQQRVAIARAVAKQPDVLLCDEPTGALDFQTGIRVLEVLERINRETATTVAIITHNEVIGDMADRIVRLRDGRVERLQANARRRMPQELRW; from the coding sequence ATGTCCCGCGTCGTGTTCCAGGCCCGCTGCCTGAAGCGCTTCTATCCGATGGGCGAAATCACCATCCAGGCGCTGCGCGGCGTCGATCTGGAGCTGCATGCGGCGGAGCTGGTGGTGATGCTGGGGGCTTCCGGTTCGGGCAAGTCCACCCTGCTCAACATCCTGGGCGGCCTGGACAGTCCCAGCGAGGGCTCGCTGCTCTACTATCCGAGCGACCCACGCGACCCTCATCACTCCGTCCCTCGCCACTCGGGTACGACTTCGCCCGCACAGGCCCAGGGCATTGACCTGGCACATGCCAACCAGCGCGAGCTGACCCGCTTTCGGCGACATCACGTCGGCTTCGTGTTTCAGTTCTACAATCTGATCTCGAGCCTCACCGCGCGGGAGAATGTCGCCGTCGTCACCGATATCAGCCGTCACCCGCTGCCCCCCGAGGAGGCCCTGGCGCTGGTGGGGCTAGAGCATCGTCTCGACCACTTTCCTTCGCAGCTCTCTGGCGGCGAGCAGCAGCGGGTTGCCATTGCCCGCGCCGTGGCCAAGCAGCCAGACGTGCTGCTATGCGACGAACCCACCGGCGCCCTCGACTTCCAGACCGGCATCCGGGTGCTGGAAGTCCTCGAGCGCATCAATCGCGAAACCGCCACCACCGTGGCGATCATCACCCACAACGAGGTGATCGGCGACATGGCCGATCGCATCGTGCGCCTGCGCGACGGCAGGGTCGAACGGCTGCAGGCCAATGCCCGGCGCCGCATGCCGCAAGAGTTGCGCTGGTAG
- a CDS encoding MFS transporter, with protein MTTDARPDRRRLVLFLLLMVLVGLNLRPALSSLAPLLLRIRADTGLSPLAIGALTTLPVLCLGVFAPLAPWLAKRAGPENTLALALGLLILGLLLRGLPAVVLLFGGTLLVGAAIGVAGTLLPALVKRELPGGADLMTGVYTMALCLGGALGAGLSIPLADLMDSWRWSLVSWGLLAAVALLAWVSLMPRTPRNLPAPPLGGSMRELLGQPLAWQVMLLMGTQSSLAYIVFGWLPTLLQSRGYSEAEAGWLMGASVMVQLISALGAPWLARFGRDQRPALLLVLGCVAGGLWLLLQAGQNWRWPGVVLLGLGQGGSFSLALTLIVLRTANSRLAGKLSGLAQGGGYTLAAMGPLAVGVLLQFEVSIDAITLVLLLIVAVAITFALLAGRNRRLDLDQSGRLFTR; from the coding sequence ATGACGACTGACGCCCGTCCCGATCGCCGACGCCTCGTCCTCTTCCTGTTGCTGATGGTACTGGTGGGCCTCAACCTGAGGCCCGCCCTCTCCTCGCTCGCGCCCCTGCTGCTGCGAATTCGGGCCGATACCGGTCTGTCGCCATTGGCCATCGGGGCCCTGACCACCCTGCCGGTGCTCTGCCTGGGTGTCTTCGCGCCGCTGGCGCCCTGGCTCGCCAAGCGCGCGGGGCCAGAAAACACGCTCGCCCTGGCACTGGGCCTGTTGATTCTCGGCCTGTTGCTGCGCGGCCTCCCGGCCGTAGTGCTGCTGTTCGGCGGCACCCTGCTGGTGGGCGCCGCCATCGGCGTTGCCGGCACGCTGCTGCCAGCGCTGGTCAAGCGCGAGCTGCCCGGCGGGGCAGACCTGATGACCGGGGTCTATACCATGGCCCTGTGCCTGGGCGGCGCCCTCGGCGCTGGCCTGAGCATTCCCCTGGCCGATCTCATGGACAGCTGGCGTTGGAGTCTGGTGAGCTGGGGGCTGCTGGCCGCGGTGGCCCTGCTCGCCTGGGTGTCGTTGATGCCGCGCACGCCTCGCAACCTGCCCGCGCCGCCCCTGGGCGGCAGCATGCGCGAGCTGCTCGGGCAGCCGCTCGCTTGGCAGGTAATGCTGCTGATGGGCACGCAATCCTCGCTGGCCTACATCGTCTTCGGCTGGCTGCCAACCCTGCTCCAGAGCCGCGGCTACAGCGAAGCCGAGGCCGGCTGGCTGATGGGCGCTTCGGTCATGGTGCAACTGATCTCGGCGCTGGGTGCGCCATGGCTAGCGCGTTTCGGCCGTGACCAACGCCCGGCGCTGCTGCTGGTACTGGGCTGCGTGGCGGGCGGCCTGTGGCTGCTGCTGCAGGCCGGGCAGAACTGGCGCTGGCCCGGGGTGGTGCTGCTGGGGCTCGGCCAGGGCGGCAGTTTCAGCCTCGCGCTGACCCTGATCGTGCTGCGTACGGCCAATTCACGCCTGGCCGGCAAGCTCTCCGGCCTGGCCCAGGGCGGCGGCTACACCCTTGCCGCCATGGGACCGCTGGCGGTGGGCGTGCTGCTGCAGTTCGAGGTCTCCATCGATGCCATCACCCTCGTGCTGCTGCTGATCGTGGCCGTCGCCATTACCTTCGCCCTGCTGGCAGGACGCAACCGTCGCCTGGATCTGGATCAGAGCGGCAGGCTGTTCACGCGCTAA
- a CDS encoding efflux RND transporter periplasmic adaptor subunit — protein MKKGRRWIRYAIWAALGLGLLALLAWALRPMPVPVNVASVSVGPFTDSIIEEGRTRLRDTWNVSAPIAGFLQRVTIEEGDRVAEDDTLFRLEPNPAPALDVRTRQQAEDSLQAAQARLRAAQANLETARADRRFAEAEYQRYRQLHERNLISTAELEQRQNLRDRLRALENSAASGVEVARFEVESARALLAVASGQRSESDQPVLQVRAPVSGLVLTRYRCCEGSVSAGDPILELGSLDDLEIQVDLLSMDAVRLRPGMSVNITGWGGEPLTGHVRRIAPSGFTRTSALGVDEQRVPVIVDFADGLDLATLGLGSGFRVDAEFLVWAADEVLQMPTSALFRHQGEWSVFVIEAGRAVRRSVEPGRRQGLVSQVLSGLEAGDTVITHPGERVAEGVRVSADE, from the coding sequence ATGAAGAAAGGTCGCCGTTGGATACGCTACGCCATCTGGGCCGCGCTGGGACTCGGGCTGCTCGCCCTGCTGGCCTGGGCACTGCGCCCCATGCCGGTGCCGGTCAACGTGGCGAGTGTCAGCGTGGGGCCTTTCACCGATTCGATCATCGAAGAGGGCCGCACCCGCCTGCGCGATACCTGGAACGTCTCGGCACCGATCGCCGGCTTTCTCCAGCGCGTGACGATCGAAGAAGGCGACCGGGTCGCGGAAGACGATACGCTGTTCCGCCTCGAGCCGAATCCAGCACCGGCGCTGGACGTGCGTACGCGACAGCAGGCAGAGGACAGCCTGCAGGCCGCTCAGGCCCGGCTACGTGCCGCCCAGGCCAACCTCGAGACGGCACGCGCCGACCGGCGCTTCGCCGAGGCCGAGTATCAGCGCTACCGCCAGCTTCATGAACGCAATCTCATCTCCACCGCCGAGCTGGAGCAGCGCCAGAACCTGCGTGACCGGCTTCGGGCCTTGGAAAATTCCGCGGCTTCCGGGGTCGAGGTCGCGCGCTTCGAGGTGGAGAGCGCCAGGGCACTGCTCGCCGTGGCCAGCGGCCAGCGCAGCGAATCGGACCAACCGGTGCTGCAGGTTCGCGCTCCGGTGTCGGGGCTGGTGCTGACCCGCTACCGCTGTTGCGAGGGCAGCGTCTCGGCCGGCGATCCGATCCTGGAGCTGGGCAGCCTCGACGACCTGGAGATCCAGGTCGACCTGCTCTCCATGGACGCCGTACGCCTTCGTCCCGGCATGAGCGTGAACATCACCGGCTGGGGCGGCGAACCGCTGACAGGCCACGTCAGGCGCATCGCGCCATCCGGCTTCACCCGCACCTCGGCGCTCGGCGTGGACGAACAGCGGGTCCCGGTGATTGTGGACTTCGCCGATGGGCTCGATCTGGCCACGCTGGGCCTGGGGAGCGGCTTTCGCGTCGATGCCGAATTCCTGGTCTGGGCGGCCGATGAGGTCCTGCAGATGCCAACCAGCGCGCTGTTTCGCCACCAGGGAGAGTGGAGCGTCTTCGTGATCGAAGCGGGGCGTGCCGTGCGCCGGTCAGTGGAACCGGGGCGACGCCAGGGGCTCGTCAGCCAAGTACTCTCGGGGCTCGAGGCGGGCGACACGGTGATCACCCATCCCGGCGAACGAGTCGCAGAAGGCGTCAGAGTCAGCGCCGACGAGTGA
- a CDS encoding ABC transporter permease — translation MQTLDRKLYRDLWRLKGQALAIALVIASGVMTLILAVTTLEALSGARDRFYASHHFAEIFAEVKRAPLGVLEQLQRLDGVNLIEPRVRAAVRLAVPGYGDPVRGLLLSLPDGRQPLLNRLHLLSGSLPEAGRDDQAIVSDAFAEAHGLRPGDTLEAIVNGRHTRLTIAGIALSPEYLYQAAPTDLMPDYRRYAVLWMNQRSLSRAYGMEGAFNSLSLTLQAGASRDDVIDALDLALARYGAIGAQTRHDQQSHRFIEEELNQQRLMATVLPAIFLTVSAFLLNVVMGRIIQTQREQLAILKAFGYRDTELARHYGLLAAAIVLFGWAVGVALGGWAASGLAEVYRAYFRFPEMRFGVPPWALALSLGVTLCAALAGTWHAVWRAVSRPPAEAMRPPAPHRFRRSWLESLVPSTLLGNEGRIVLRNLARHPAKAGFSVVGIALSAGLLMIGAYQLAAVDKMIDQQYRQVLRMDVELTFNDPTPARAAGELRHQPGVLAVETWRRVPATLVHGHREYRTSLLGLDPEPQLRRVLDSRGQAQPVPEAGIMLTRHLAGVLDASIGDMLEVAVMEGRRERLRLALVAVVDEPLGVGAYLRRDTLNALMHEGPAISGAWLLVDPAHAAELHAALWEMPAVASIGLLNEAERGIREYMGETLRTFAVIFVAIASSIAFGVVYNNARIAFAERARELATLQVLGYTRAEVARILLGEIALLTLAAIPLGWAIGTVFIRLLHAAFSNDLFRIPLVFSSQVFGFAAAGVLTASAVVGVLVFRRLGRLDKLRVLKAVE, via the coding sequence ATGCAGACACTCGACCGCAAACTGTATCGCGACCTGTGGCGTCTCAAGGGGCAGGCGCTGGCCATCGCCCTGGTCATCGCCAGCGGCGTGATGACGCTGATTCTCGCCGTGACCACGCTGGAGGCGCTGTCCGGTGCCCGCGACCGGTTCTACGCCAGCCATCACTTCGCCGAGATCTTCGCCGAGGTCAAGCGCGCCCCCCTGGGCGTGCTCGAGCAGCTGCAGCGGCTCGATGGCGTCAACCTGATCGAACCCCGGGTTCGCGCCGCGGTTCGGCTGGCGGTACCCGGTTACGGCGATCCGGTACGCGGCCTGTTGCTGTCGCTGCCCGACGGTCGCCAGCCGCTGCTCAATCGGCTCCATCTGCTGAGCGGCAGCCTGCCGGAAGCCGGGCGCGACGACCAGGCCATCGTCTCCGACGCCTTTGCCGAGGCGCATGGTCTGCGACCGGGCGACACTCTGGAGGCGATCGTCAACGGCCGTCATACCCGGCTGACGATCGCGGGTATCGCGCTGAGTCCCGAGTATCTCTACCAAGCCGCCCCCACCGACCTGATGCCGGACTATCGCCGCTATGCGGTGCTGTGGATGAACCAGCGCTCGCTCTCCCGCGCCTACGGCATGGAGGGTGCTTTCAACAGCCTCAGCCTGACGCTGCAGGCGGGGGCCAGTCGGGACGATGTCATCGACGCCCTCGACCTGGCGCTGGCCCGCTATGGCGCCATCGGGGCGCAGACCCGCCATGACCAGCAGTCGCACCGCTTCATCGAGGAGGAGCTCAACCAGCAGCGCCTCATGGCCACCGTACTGCCGGCGATCTTTCTGACGGTGTCGGCTTTCCTGCTCAACGTGGTGATGGGGCGTATCATCCAGACCCAGCGCGAGCAGCTGGCCATCCTCAAGGCGTTCGGCTATCGCGACACCGAGCTGGCCCGGCACTACGGTTTGCTGGCGGCTGCGATCGTCCTGTTCGGCTGGGCCGTGGGCGTGGCGCTGGGCGGCTGGGCCGCCAGCGGCCTGGCCGAGGTGTATCGCGCCTATTTCCGTTTCCCCGAGATGCGCTTCGGCGTGCCGCCCTGGGCGCTGGCCCTGTCGCTTGGGGTGACGCTGTGTGCCGCCCTGGCCGGCACCTGGCACGCGGTGTGGCGAGCGGTCAGTCGCCCACCCGCCGAGGCGATGCGGCCGCCGGCACCGCATCGCTTTCGCCGCAGCTGGCTCGAAAGCCTGGTGCCCTCGACACTGCTAGGTAACGAAGGTCGTATCGTGCTGCGCAACCTGGCCCGGCATCCGGCCAAGGCCGGCTTCTCCGTGGTGGGGATTGCCCTGTCCGCCGGCCTGCTGATGATCGGCGCCTACCAGCTCGCCGCGGTGGACAAGATGATCGACCAGCAGTACCGCCAGGTACTGCGGATGGATGTCGAACTCACCTTCAACGACCCGACACCGGCCCGTGCCGCCGGTGAACTGCGCCACCAGCCTGGCGTACTGGCGGTGGAAACCTGGCGTCGGGTGCCTGCCACCCTGGTCCATGGCCATCGCGAGTACCGCACCAGCCTGCTTGGCCTGGACCCCGAGCCGCAGCTGCGCCGGGTACTCGACTCTCGTGGCCAGGCCCAGCCCGTGCCCGAAGCGGGCATCATGCTGACACGCCATCTGGCCGGGGTACTCGATGCAAGCATCGGCGATATGCTCGAAGTCGCGGTCATGGAGGGACGGCGCGAGCGCCTGCGCCTGGCTCTCGTCGCCGTGGTGGACGAGCCGCTGGGTGTCGGTGCCTACCTGCGCCGCGATACGCTCAACGCCCTGATGCATGAAGGCCCTGCGATAAGCGGCGCGTGGCTGCTGGTCGACCCCGCGCACGCCGCGGAACTGCACGCCGCCCTGTGGGAGATGCCCGCGGTGGCGTCGATCGGCCTGCTCAACGAGGCCGAGCGCGGCATACGTGAGTACATGGGCGAGACCCTGCGCACGTTCGCGGTCATCTTCGTTGCCATCGCTTCCTCCATCGCCTTCGGCGTGGTCTACAACAACGCCCGCATCGCCTTCGCCGAGCGCGCCCGGGAGCTGGCGACCCTGCAGGTGCTGGGCTACACCCGGGCGGAAGTCGCGCGGATACTGCTGGGGGAGATCGCCCTGCTCACCCTGGCGGCCATCCCGCTGGGGTGGGCCATCGGCACCGTCTTCATTCGCCTGCTGCACGCCGCCTTCAGCAACGACCTGTTCCGCATACCGCTGGTCTTCAGCTCCCAGGTCTTCGGCTTCGCCGCCGCCGGCGTGTTGACCGCTTCCGCAGTGGTCGGCGTACTCGTCTTCCGCCGCCTCGGCCGGCTCGACAAGCTGCGCGTCCTCAAGGCCGTGGAGTGA
- a CDS encoding paraquat-inducible protein A has translation MVDQAPPEARTSRRRLRACHECDWLVALPPLRPGQRADCPRCGHTLATRHRQPAQRSMALAMAAMVALLLAISFPFVSFSTSGVGNRIELTHTATTLIGFDQPLVAIAVIMTIAVLPGLYLLGVMWLQLGLLQGQPLPASRTIARTLAHLNPWMMADVFIIGALVSLIKVADLAQIELGLSFWAFCAFALLLLFTTQSIDSDWMWFSLAGEPLAPDGARTGTTAAGQGLTGCPTCGLVNRLEAGGGGYCRRCGERLHARLPHSLQRTWALLAASALMYIPANVYPIMTTTSLGHSDPSTIIGGVVELIQMGSWPVAAVIFMASVIVPVGKLVALAWLCLVVKRSSELNASHRTWLYRLTEFIGRWSMVDVFVVAILVALIRAGSLMSITPGPAALAFAAVVVLTMLAAMTFDPRLIWDTPLPRDRPATQGTTG, from the coding sequence TTGGTCGATCAGGCCCCGCCCGAGGCACGCACCTCGCGCCGCCGGCTGCGTGCCTGCCACGAATGCGACTGGCTGGTGGCGCTGCCCCCGCTGCGGCCCGGCCAGCGGGCGGACTGCCCCCGCTGCGGACACACCCTGGCGACACGCCACCGGCAACCTGCCCAGCGCAGCATGGCGCTGGCCATGGCAGCCATGGTCGCACTGCTGCTGGCGATCTCGTTTCCGTTCGTCAGCTTCAGCACCAGCGGGGTCGGCAACCGTATCGAACTGACCCATACGGCCACGACGCTGATCGGCTTCGACCAGCCGCTGGTGGCGATCGCGGTGATCATGACGATCGCCGTGCTGCCGGGCCTCTACCTGCTCGGCGTCATGTGGCTGCAACTGGGCCTGCTGCAGGGTCAGCCACTGCCGGCCAGCCGCACCATTGCCCGCACCCTGGCCCATCTCAACCCATGGATGATGGCCGACGTATTCATCATTGGCGCGCTGGTGAGCCTGATAAAGGTGGCGGACCTGGCCCAGATCGAGCTCGGCCTCTCGTTCTGGGCCTTCTGCGCCTTCGCCCTGCTGCTGCTGTTCACCACCCAGTCGATCGATTCGGACTGGATGTGGTTCTCGCTCGCCGGCGAACCGCTCGCCCCCGATGGAGCCCGTACCGGCACCACGGCCGCCGGCCAGGGCCTGACCGGCTGCCCCACCTGCGGGCTGGTCAATCGGCTGGAGGCCGGCGGCGGCGGATACTGCCGGCGCTGCGGGGAACGACTGCACGCCCGGCTGCCGCACAGCCTCCAGCGCACCTGGGCGCTGCTGGCCGCCTCCGCGCTGATGTACATTCCGGCCAACGTCTACCCCATCATGACCACCACCAGCCTCGGTCACAGCGATCCATCCACCATCATCGGCGGCGTGGTGGAACTGATCCAGATGGGCTCGTGGCCGGTGGCCGCGGTGATCTTCATGGCCAGCGTCATCGTGCCAGTGGGCAAGCTGGTGGCGCTGGCCTGGCTTTGCCTGGTGGTGAAGCGCAGCAGCGAGCTCAACGCCAGCCACCGCACCTGGCTTTACCGCCTGACCGAGTTCATCGGTCGCTGGTCGATGGTCGACGTCTTCGTGGTCGCCATCCTGGTGGCGCTGATTCGCGCCGGCTCGCTGATGTCGATCACCCCCGGCCCCGCCGCCCTGGCGTTCGCCGCCGTGGTGGTGCTGACCATGCTGGCCGCCATGACGTTCGACCCCCGCCTGATCTGGGACACGCCCCTGCCGCGTGACCGACCTGCAACGCAAGGAACCACCGGATGA
- a CDS encoding PqiC family protein — translation MRRMIRLALVAGILLLAGGCASSSAPANRYLLPDAGTAAKDGNPTTEHLLIVHSPRLAHYLDTDGIVLQLDDITLNAARQHLWAEPLGRQLERGLRARLSERLTDTRVMRDDASLGRSEALRLRLEVDRFQGRHDGLAIASGQWQLLAPDGRLLAMEPFHAETVLDDDGYPALVRALGSSWDQVAGEIAAGIRQAR, via the coding sequence ATGAGGCGGATGATCCGGCTCGCCCTGGTGGCGGGCATATTGCTGCTGGCCGGCGGCTGCGCCTCGTCCTCGGCGCCGGCCAACCGATACCTGCTACCCGACGCCGGTACCGCAGCGAAGGACGGCAACCCTACCACCGAGCACCTGCTGATCGTGCACTCGCCGCGCCTGGCGCACTACCTGGATACCGATGGCATCGTCCTGCAACTCGACGACATCACGCTCAACGCCGCGCGCCAGCACCTCTGGGCCGAGCCGCTGGGGCGCCAGCTGGAGCGCGGCCTGCGCGCCAGGCTGAGCGAGCGCCTCACCGATACCCGGGTCATGCGCGACGATGCCAGCCTCGGGCGCAGCGAGGCCCTGCGCCTGCGCCTCGAGGTGGACCGCTTCCAGGGGCGTCATGACGGCCTGGCCATCGCCAGCGGCCAGTGGCAATTGTTGGCACCCGATGGACGTCTGCTGGCCATGGAGCCTTTCCATGCGGAGACGGTGCTCGACGACGACGGCTACCCGGCGCTGGTGCGCGCGCTGGGCAGCAGCTGGGACCAGGTGGCCGGCGAGATCGCCGCCGGCATCAGGCAGGCGCGCTGA
- a CDS encoding DEAD/DEAH box helicase, translated as MTLFSDLGLRAELLRAVEAQGYTTPTPIQRQAIPAVLKGGDLLASAQTGTGKTAGFTLPMLQRLADGPRPGPRQVRALVLTPTRELAAQVGESVADYGRHLTLKSHVIFGGVGQQPQVDAIRPGLDVLVATPGRLLDLHQQKHVDLSRVEILVLDEADRMLDMGFIHDIRKVLRVLPEKRQNLLFSATFSDEIQALAAKLLDNPEKISVARRNTTAETVDQAVYRVDREKKRDLLAHLITRHAWHQVLVFTRTKHGANRLAEQLSKQEIPAMAIHGNKSQSARTKALAAFKSGDLQVLVATDIAARGLDISELPHVVNFELPNVAEDYVHRIGRTGRAGSEGQAVSLVCVDEHGLLKGIERLIKRDLEKHIEPGFEPDPNAKPEPIENGRNRRGGRSGQGGANRGQSGQRDGNAAGGDAQAPRRRRSRGPRTRRA; from the coding sequence ATGACCCTCTTTTCCGATCTCGGCCTGCGTGCCGAACTGCTGCGTGCCGTCGAGGCCCAGGGCTACACCACCCCGACCCCGATCCAGCGCCAGGCCATTCCCGCCGTGCTCAAGGGCGGCGACCTGCTCGCCAGCGCCCAGACCGGCACCGGCAAGACCGCCGGCTTCACCCTGCCGATGCTGCAGCGTCTGGCCGATGGCCCACGCCCCGGCCCGCGTCAGGTACGCGCACTGGTGCTGACCCCGACCCGCGAGCTAGCCGCCCAGGTAGGCGAAAGCGTCGCCGATTACGGCCGTCATCTGACCCTGAAGAGCCACGTCATCTTCGGCGGCGTCGGCCAGCAACCCCAGGTCGACGCCATTCGCCCCGGCCTCGACGTGCTGGTGGCTACCCCCGGCCGGCTGCTGGACCTGCACCAGCAGAAGCACGTGGACCTCTCCCGCGTGGAGATTCTGGTGCTTGACGAAGCCGACCGCATGCTCGACATGGGCTTCATTCACGACATTCGCAAGGTGCTGCGGGTGCTGCCCGAGAAACGCCAGAACCTGCTCTTCTCGGCCACCTTCTCCGACGAGATCCAGGCGCTGGCCGCCAAGCTGCTCGACAATCCCGAGAAGATCTCGGTGGCTCGCCGCAACACCACGGCGGAAACCGTCGACCAGGCGGTCTACCGCGTCGACCGGGAGAAGAAGCGCGACCTGCTGGCGCATCTGATCACCCGCCACGCCTGGCATCAGGTGCTGGTCTTCACGCGCACCAAGCATGGTGCCAACCGCCTGGCCGAGCAGCTCTCCAAGCAGGAGATCCCGGCCATGGCGATCCATGGCAACAAGAGCCAGTCGGCACGCACCAAGGCGCTGGCGGCGTTCAAGAGCGGCGACCTGCAGGTGCTGGTGGCGACCGACATCGCCGCCCGCGGCCTGGACATCAGCGAGCTGCCTCACGTGGTCAACTTCGAGCTGCCCAACGTCGCCGAGGACTACGTCCACCGCATCGGCCGCACCGGCCGTGCCGGCAGCGAGGGCCAGGCCGTTTCGCTCGTCTGCGTCGACGAGCACGGGCTGCTGAAGGGCATCGAGCGGCTGATCAAGCGCGACCTGGAAAAGCACATCGAGCCCGGCTTCGAGCCCGACCCGAACGCCAAGCCCGAACCGATCGAGAACGGGCGCAACCGTCGCGGCGGCCGTTCGGGCCAGGGCGGCGCCAACCGGGGCCAGTCGGGACAACGTGACGGCAACGCGGCCGGCGGCGACGCTCAGGCGCCACGACGCCGGCGCAGCCGCGGGCCGCGCACTCGCCGGGCCTGA